One genomic segment of Virgibacillus doumboii includes these proteins:
- the rpoN gene encoding RNA polymerase factor sigma-54, with translation MKQKLTQEQTLQLKMSQSLLQSINLLQFTGVELIEYIREISRENPLIEEVNYDFEISNYKNSNADQPAIGEINQAKLSMYEQLKGQLYTLDIPDDLKPVVLFGIDSLNEDGYLDIDLELWAEQCNTTMKKVEEALQFIQSLEPAGIGARNLKECIQLQMKEPYPFMEELLEAHLDWVANEDISSMSAEYEITAAQAKDILDQIKACHPKPGQLLAPKSPEYIIPEANIYEEDGKWKIFFYKWHTPVIEVNESYASLETDEKEAADFLKDKYKQVDWLKQAITFRANTLEKVIRSIVEKQQMFFEHGAFMLQPLTLREVAAKLGLHVSTISRAIANKYVQTSHGVIPLKFFLQPGVKQADGQETASFVIKQLMLELINHENKQKPLSDQAIKIRLQDEFNIAIARRTIMKYREQLGIASSTKRRTR, from the coding sequence GTGAAACAGAAGCTTACCCAGGAACAGACATTACAGCTGAAGATGAGCCAGTCCCTGCTGCAATCGATTAATTTGCTTCAGTTTACCGGGGTGGAACTCATTGAGTATATCCGGGAAATTTCCAGAGAAAATCCGTTAATCGAAGAAGTGAATTATGATTTCGAAATCAGTAACTATAAAAACTCGAATGCAGACCAGCCTGCCATCGGTGAAATCAATCAGGCCAAATTATCCATGTACGAGCAGCTGAAAGGCCAATTGTATACTCTGGATATCCCGGATGATCTTAAACCGGTTGTTTTATTCGGGATCGATTCGCTCAATGAAGATGGTTATTTGGATATTGATTTAGAGTTATGGGCTGAACAATGTAATACAACGATGAAAAAAGTTGAAGAGGCACTGCAATTTATTCAATCGCTTGAGCCTGCCGGGATTGGAGCAAGAAACTTAAAGGAATGTATCCAGTTGCAGATGAAGGAGCCCTATCCATTTATGGAGGAACTACTGGAAGCTCATCTGGACTGGGTTGCCAACGAAGATATTTCATCAATGAGTGCGGAGTATGAAATAACTGCAGCCCAGGCGAAAGATATATTGGACCAGATTAAGGCCTGTCATCCAAAGCCGGGACAGCTTTTGGCACCAAAGAGTCCGGAATATATCATCCCAGAAGCAAACATTTATGAGGAAGATGGAAAGTGGAAAATCTTTTTTTATAAATGGCACACGCCTGTTATTGAAGTTAATGAATCGTATGCCAGCCTGGAAACAGACGAGAAAGAGGCTGCGGATTTTTTAAAAGACAAATATAAACAGGTTGATTGGCTGAAACAGGCAATTACGTTTCGGGCGAATACACTGGAGAAAGTTATCCGGAGCATTGTGGAGAAACAACAGATGTTTTTTGAACATGGGGCATTTATGCTGCAGCCATTAACCCTTAGAGAGGTCGCTGCAAAGCTGGGCTTGCATGTTTCAACCATCAGCAGGGCGATAGCCAATAAATATGTCCAAACCAGCCATGGTGTCATTCCATTGAAGTTTTTTCTCCAGCCGGGGGTAAAACAGGCGGATGGGCAAGAGACAGCATCATTTGTTATTAAACAGTTAATGCTGGAGTTAATTAATCACGAAAATAAACAAAAACCATTGTCAGATCAGGCAATAAAAATACGTTTGCAGGATGAGTTCAACATAGCAATTGCCCGAAGAACGATCATGAAATATCGTGAGCAGCTTGGCATAGCGTCATCGACCAAAAGGAGGACAAGATAA
- a CDS encoding sigma-70 family RNA polymerase sigma factor, translating to MSEDKELVQQAIKGSNEAFLELMQIYKIDLYKTALSYLRNQNEALEAVQEVTFRAYRKIHTVRNASFFKTWLIRIMINYCNDQLRKKKHLVFDDETIQRRGVSDNLENIELEDAIMGLDDRSREVLTLKYFHDLKIKDIAVAMKCPEGTVKTWLNKALKALRDMLDDKEGNHHV from the coding sequence TTGAGTGAGGACAAAGAATTAGTCCAGCAAGCCATCAAGGGCAGTAATGAAGCTTTTTTGGAACTAATGCAAATATATAAAATCGATTTATATAAAACAGCACTTTCCTATTTACGAAATCAAAATGAAGCCCTGGAAGCGGTCCAGGAAGTTACTTTTCGGGCGTATCGTAAAATCCATACAGTTCGTAACGCTTCCTTTTTCAAAACCTGGCTTATCCGGATCATGATCAATTACTGCAATGATCAGTTACGTAAGAAAAAGCACCTCGTATTTGATGATGAGACAATACAAAGACGGGGAGTGTCGGATAATCTGGAAAATATCGAACTGGAGGATGCAATAATGGGCCTGGATGATCGGTCTAGGGAAGTTCTGACATTGAAATATTTTCATGACCTGAAAATTAAGGATATTGCTGTTGCTATGAAATGCCCGGAAGGTACGGTCAAGACGTGGTTAAATAAAGCATTGAAAGCATTGCGGGATATGCTTGATGATAAGGAGGGAAATCATCATGTTTGA
- the gap gene encoding type I glyceraldehyde-3-phosphate dehydrogenase yields the protein MAVKLGINGFGRIGRNVFRQALKNDEVEVVAVNDLTDANMLAHLLKYDSVHGKLEEEVTVNGSNIVVGGKEIKVLSEKDPANLGWGDLGVEIVIESTGRFTQRDDAQKHIDAGAKKVIISAPAKQEDLTMVMGVNEQDYDPAKHDIVSNASCTTNGIAPLAKVLHDKFGLKRGLMTTVHSYTNDQQILDLPHKDYRRARAAAQNIIPTSTGAAKVVGKVLPELEGKLNGMAIRVPTPDGSIIDLVAELDKNVTEEEVNNAFQEAAEGELRGIMEYTEDPLVSSDIVGNTHSSIFDSLSTMMMEDNMVKVISWYDNEMGYSSRCVDLAVYIQKQGL from the coding sequence ATGGCAGTAAAATTGGGTATTAACGGTTTTGGACGTATTGGACGTAATGTATTCCGTCAGGCACTGAAAAATGATGAGGTGGAAGTTGTTGCTGTAAACGATCTGACCGATGCAAACATGCTTGCACATTTATTAAAGTATGACTCTGTACATGGCAAACTGGAAGAGGAAGTAACCGTAAATGGTTCAAATATTGTTGTCGGCGGCAAAGAAATAAAGGTGCTATCAGAAAAAGATCCGGCAAACCTTGGCTGGGGCGACCTTGGAGTGGAAATTGTTATTGAATCTACCGGCCGCTTCACACAGCGTGATGATGCACAGAAACACATTGATGCTGGAGCGAAAAAAGTAATTATTTCAGCACCAGCTAAACAGGAAGATTTGACAATGGTTATGGGTGTAAACGAACAGGACTATGATCCGGCAAAACACGATATTGTTTCCAATGCTTCCTGTACGACAAACGGTATTGCACCGCTTGCAAAAGTACTGCATGATAAGTTCGGTTTGAAGCGCGGATTAATGACTACTGTTCACTCCTATACAAATGATCAGCAGATACTTGATCTGCCGCATAAAGACTACCGCAGAGCACGTGCAGCAGCACAAAATATCATCCCAACATCAACAGGTGCAGCCAAAGTGGTAGGAAAAGTACTTCCTGAACTGGAAGGCAAATTAAACGGAATGGCAATCCGTGTTCCTACTCCGGACGGTTCCATTATTGATCTCGTGGCAGAGCTGGATAAGAATGTTACGGAAGAAGAAGTGAACAATGCATTTCAGGAAGCTGCAGAGGGTGAACTGAGAGGAATTATGGAATATACAGAAGACCCGCTTGTTTCTTCTGACATTGTCGGAAACACCCATTCATCAATCTTTGACAGCCTGTCAACTATGATGATGGAAGATAACATGGTGAAAGTTATTTCATGGTATGACAACGAAATGGGTTACTCTTCACGTTGTGTCGATTTGGCAGTATATATTCAAAAACAAGGACTGTAA
- a CDS encoding glycine betaine uptake BCCT transporter, with the protein MKKVTSVFWITLAITIALSVWGAVAPKGFENRSNSIMNFISVNFGWYYLLIVSLFVVFCLYLIISPYGKIRLGKQGEKPEFSYPTWFAMLFSAGMGIGLVFYGVASPVSHYIKTPPTAEPGTREALVDSLRVTFFHYGIHAWAIYAVIALVLAYFIFRHDKPGLISATLEPVFGKKMEGAWGKAVDVIAVFATIVGVATTLGFGATQINGGLSYLLDIESSFWVQLVIILVVTVLFMLSTYTGLSKGIKYLSNANMGLAGTLFIATLILGPTLYIFNSFTDTIGAYIQKLPTESFRLSPNDEQERQWVLDWTVFFWAWWIAWAPFVGIFIARVSKGRTIREFVSGVLIVPSVVSFLWFSTFGMTGVKAQQDGADIAGLPDEQALFGMFDQIPLSVVLSIVGLMLIGTFFITSADSATFVLGMQTTNGSLSPPTTVKFVWGIAQSTIAAVLLYTGGLQALQNALISAAFPFSIIMVIMVYSFHKALRGEKLRH; encoded by the coding sequence ATGAAAAAAGTAACTTCGGTTTTTTGGATCACACTGGCCATTACAATTGCATTGTCTGTTTGGGGAGCTGTGGCACCTAAGGGTTTTGAAAACAGGTCAAATTCTATTATGAATTTTATATCTGTAAACTTTGGCTGGTATTATTTATTAATCGTTTCTTTATTTGTTGTTTTTTGTTTATATTTGATTATTAGTCCCTATGGAAAAATCAGACTTGGTAAGCAGGGAGAGAAACCTGAATTCAGCTATCCTACCTGGTTTGCCATGCTTTTTAGTGCAGGTATGGGGATTGGGTTAGTATTTTATGGTGTGGCTTCACCTGTCTCCCATTATATAAAAACCCCTCCAACAGCTGAACCGGGCACGAGAGAGGCACTTGTGGACTCGTTGCGCGTTACCTTCTTTCATTATGGAATTCATGCGTGGGCAATATATGCTGTTATCGCGTTAGTTCTCGCTTATTTTATTTTTCGTCACGACAAGCCCGGGTTAATCAGTGCTACGCTCGAACCTGTTTTTGGAAAAAAGATGGAGGGCGCCTGGGGAAAGGCAGTCGATGTCATTGCTGTATTTGCGACTATTGTTGGTGTAGCTACTACCCTTGGTTTTGGTGCAACACAGATTAATGGAGGTTTATCTTACCTTCTTGATATCGAGAGTTCTTTTTGGGTCCAGCTTGTTATCATCCTCGTTGTAACGGTATTATTTATGCTTTCAACCTATACAGGTCTCAGTAAAGGTATTAAATACTTAAGTAATGCTAATATGGGACTGGCTGGAACCTTATTTATTGCTACATTAATTCTCGGGCCAACTTTGTATATCTTCAATTCATTTACAGATACAATTGGAGCATATATCCAAAAGCTTCCAACTGAGAGTTTCAGGCTGTCACCGAATGACGAACAGGAACGACAATGGGTTCTGGACTGGACTGTATTCTTTTGGGCGTGGTGGATTGCCTGGGCGCCGTTTGTCGGGATATTCATCGCCCGAGTATCAAAAGGACGAACCATCCGGGAATTCGTATCAGGCGTACTCATCGTACCATCTGTGGTTAGCTTCTTATGGTTTTCCACATTTGGAATGACAGGTGTTAAGGCACAACAAGATGGTGCAGACATTGCAGGGTTGCCTGATGAACAAGCACTGTTCGGAATGTTTGACCAAATTCCATTGAGTGTCGTCTTATCCATAGTGGGCTTAATGCTAATCGGTACTTTCTTTATCACATCTGCGGATTCAGCAACTTTTGTTTTGGGAATGCAAACGACAAATGGTTCGTTATCTCCACCGACTACGGTAAAGTTTGTCTGGGGAATTGCCCAATCAACTATAGCAGCTGTGCTCTTATATACCGGTGGGTTGCAGGCTTTGCAAAATGCACTGATTTCCGCAGCGTTTCCTTTCTCAATTATTATGGTGATAATGGTTTATTCCTTTCATAAAGCATTGAGGGGTGAAAAATTGAGACATTAA
- a CDS encoding uracil-DNA glycosylase gives MYDFCPVIWPEEPTPDDVKACEECGLYKHGTRMVWGEGNPEAPIIIILDNPGLREDSKGKQFICGTRQTLQKGVYDAGLTMDDLYVTYILKRKPTRSYDKEQTRKICMNHLEQQLKTKDPALILCLGNVAVRSFFQSPEVDVKTLRGTTHDVQGYPTTAAYHPLAVRRRPNLEPLFREDLTYAANQYRELR, from the coding sequence TTGTATGATTTTTGCCCAGTTATATGGCCGGAGGAGCCAACTCCTGATGATGTTAAAGCGTGTGAAGAATGTGGTTTATATAAACACGGAACACGGATGGTTTGGGGAGAGGGTAATCCGGAAGCACCTATTATAATTATTCTGGATAACCCGGGTTTACGTGAGGATTCTAAAGGAAAACAATTTATTTGCGGAACAAGACAAACGTTGCAAAAGGGTGTTTATGATGCAGGATTGACAATGGATGACCTGTACGTTACGTATATTTTAAAAAGAAAGCCGACACGTTCTTATGATAAAGAACAGACACGGAAAATTTGTATGAATCATTTGGAACAGCAACTTAAGACTAAAGATCCGGCACTGATTCTTTGTCTGGGAAATGTGGCAGTCCGGTCCTTTTTTCAAAGTCCTGAAGTCGATGTAAAGACCTTGCGCGGGACTACACACGATGTACAAGGTTATCCGACTACAGCAGCATATCATCCATTAGCTGTCAGGCGCCGTCCGAATTTAGAGCCTTTATTCAGGGAAGATTTGACATATGCAGCCAACCAATATCGTGAGTTAAGATGA
- a CDS encoding DUF4179 domain-containing protein gives MFEKEEENLKNYKKTFDTASVPLDELDNAISAGYQRAKDTKIRKPRKKKWITSAALVAVILIAFVTSVRVSPVFAQYVTSIPGMEKIVELIRDDKGMMSAVKNDYYQEIGVTAEQKDLKVTIDGAIADTNGLVLFYTLETEEAQERISIEQVELKSASGELLEIATMEYGVPHGSENGEKSYSGMVKYFFEEPYDSREFTIDLMVRGDTVNGEFSIPFKLNEQLQDKVTYKMNETVSIQGQKITFKQANVYPTRIAVHLKMDPSNTKKILAFEDLRLVDENGETWSKIKNGVTGTSISENEKIVYLQSNYFRKAEELTLVLSRLQAVDKDKSELLIDLEKGKILRQPEGNKLRKLRVSGNTVKMELHTKKPFNSFIFGAIHDANGNKIESRSGFSEASGPSSGVTNIGFNMKGTDIASPISVGLFSYPSWITEKVEVKIK, from the coding sequence ATGTTTGAAAAGGAAGAAGAAAATCTGAAGAACTATAAAAAAACATTTGATACTGCATCTGTCCCTCTGGATGAACTGGATAACGCCATTTCAGCAGGCTATCAACGCGCCAAGGATACTAAAATCCGAAAACCACGCAAAAAGAAATGGATTACGAGTGCCGCATTGGTTGCTGTTATTTTAATAGCATTTGTTACTTCCGTTCGAGTGTCCCCGGTATTTGCGCAATACGTTACATCAATCCCCGGCATGGAAAAAATAGTTGAACTGATTCGTGATGATAAAGGGATGATGTCGGCGGTTAAGAATGATTATTATCAGGAGATTGGGGTTACAGCAGAGCAAAAGGATTTAAAGGTAACGATTGATGGAGCGATTGCAGACACGAACGGACTTGTATTGTTTTATACGCTGGAAACAGAGGAAGCTCAGGAACGAATAAGCATTGAGCAAGTTGAATTGAAGAGTGCATCAGGAGAGTTACTTGAAATTGCTACAATGGAATATGGCGTGCCGCACGGTTCGGAAAATGGGGAAAAAAGTTATTCCGGGATGGTAAAATACTTTTTTGAAGAGCCGTATGATTCAAGAGAGTTCACTATCGACTTAATGGTGCGAGGTGATACAGTCAACGGAGAGTTCAGCATTCCGTTTAAGCTTAATGAGCAGCTGCAGGATAAAGTTACTTATAAAATGAACGAAACGGTCTCAATCCAAGGACAAAAAATAACGTTTAAGCAGGCTAATGTTTATCCAACGAGAATAGCGGTTCATTTGAAAATGGATCCGTCCAACACGAAGAAAATACTGGCATTTGAAGATTTAAGGCTGGTTGATGAAAATGGCGAAACTTGGAGCAAAATTAAAAATGGTGTCACGGGTACCTCTATCTCGGAAAATGAAAAAATAGTTTACCTGCAGAGCAATTATTTCCGAAAGGCAGAAGAACTGACGCTGGTATTAAGCAGGTTACAAGCCGTTGATAAGGACAAAAGTGAGCTATTGATTGATTTGGAAAAGGGAAAGATTCTCAGACAGCCTGAGGGGAATAAACTTAGGAAATTAAGGGTCAGTGGCAATACGGTTAAAATGGAATTGCACACGAAAAAACCGTTTAATTCCTTTATATTTGGGGCAATCCATGATGCAAATGGAAATAAGATTGAATCAAGATCAGGTTTTTCAGAAGCCTCAGGTCCTAGTTCCGGAGTTACGAACATTGGATTCAATATGAAAGGTACCGATATTGCATCGCCTATCTCTGTGGGACTATTTTCTTATCCTTCTTGGATTACAGAAAAAGTGGAAGTCAAAATAAAGTAA
- a CDS encoding sugar-binding transcriptional regulator, which produces MRELLDVQKKLYPDLLAVMQQRYAVLKNIELLQPIGRRGLAVNSELTERNVRGEVEFLQRQGLIDVTSKGMHITNEGKLVIEQLAVFMHEASGSSVLEKQLKDKLQIGDVIIVPGNSDTDNWVKQEMGKACAVFLQKRIEPIQTIAVTGGTTIAAVAEAMKPFENAKACLFVPARGGIGEKEENQANTIAAKMARQAKGEYRLLYVPDPLSETSYQTMINEPTVNEILHIIKDADVVLHGIGDAMAMAKRRKTPDEVINELRTKKAVSEAFGYYFDESGKVVHKVRTIGLHLDDLSARKLVVTVAGGKSKAQAIASYFRQGKSDLLITDKAAAEEILKG; this is translated from the coding sequence ATGCGGGAACTGCTTGATGTTCAAAAAAAATTATACCCTGATTTATTAGCTGTAATGCAGCAGCGTTACGCTGTATTGAAGAATATAGAGCTTCTCCAACCCATTGGCAGACGCGGACTGGCAGTGAATTCAGAGCTGACCGAACGCAATGTAAGGGGGGAAGTTGAATTTCTTCAACGTCAGGGATTAATTGATGTGACATCAAAAGGAATGCATATTACAAATGAGGGCAAATTGGTAATAGAACAATTAGCCGTTTTCATGCATGAGGCTTCAGGCAGCAGTGTTTTAGAGAAACAGCTAAAGGATAAATTACAAATAGGTGATGTTATCATCGTTCCCGGTAATAGTGATACAGATAATTGGGTAAAACAAGAGATGGGAAAAGCTTGTGCGGTTTTTTTGCAGAAACGTATTGAACCTATCCAGACCATTGCTGTTACTGGTGGAACAACGATTGCTGCGGTTGCGGAGGCGATGAAGCCTTTTGAAAATGCCAAAGCGTGCCTGTTTGTACCTGCTCGTGGCGGCATTGGTGAAAAGGAAGAAAATCAGGCTAACACGATTGCCGCAAAAATGGCAAGGCAGGCTAAAGGTGAGTATCGATTGCTGTATGTGCCTGACCCATTAAGTGAAACATCGTATCAGACAATGATTAATGAACCTACAGTTAATGAAATCCTGCATATTATTAAGGATGCCGATGTGGTACTGCATGGAATCGGGGATGCGATGGCAATGGCGAAGCGAAGGAAGACACCGGACGAAGTAATAAACGAACTAAGAACCAAAAAAGCTGTTAGTGAGGCTTTCGGCTATTATTTTGACGAATCCGGAAAAGTGGTCCATAAAGTGAGAACGATTGGTCTCCACCTGGATGACTTGTCTGCCAGAAAACTCGTTGTTACGGTAGCCGGGGGAAAATCCAAAGCACAGGCAATCGCATCGTATTTCAGACAGGGTAAAAGTGATCTGCTTATTACCGATAAAGCAGCAGCTGAGGAGATTTTAAAGGGATAG
- a CDS encoding glutaredoxin family protein produces MRHIVFYTKENCQLCDNARELLNLLKDDYPYEMEERDIYTNDEWLEKYQLMIPVVELGDVTLDCEEINYDSLEKALKQTK; encoded by the coding sequence ATGCGGCATATTGTTTTTTATACAAAAGAAAATTGCCAGTTATGTGATAATGCGCGTGAACTGCTGAATTTATTGAAAGATGACTACCCTTACGAGATGGAAGAACGGGATATTTATACAAATGATGAATGGCTTGAAAAATATCAATTAATGATTCCGGTCGTTGAACTGGGTGATGTAACACTTGATTGTGAGGAAATAAACTATGATTCGCTGGAAAAAGCATTAAAACAAACAAAATAA
- a CDS encoding sodium/proline symporter: protein MSNIILIEFVLYFIAIIGIGFYTSRTKMDHSVFLLGGKKLPGWALAFSERATGESAWLLLGFTGFVFTTGLAGIWVAIGIALGIIFSWLFLAKKFMQETDKHKVLTLPDYLAVNFKEKANIIRWVASILVAGFFMFYVGAQLAGAGKLFFTSFQMNETLGIVLATIVVLGIAFFGGFISVVWTDMIQSIMMLITLCILPIIALIYIGTNDLSISQSLMSAGDSFNSWFGGTTGFAIGVLFFNNFSWFFGYLGGQPQLSARFMALKNEKEAKQARNVAIVWTILAYTGAFVIGLAAIAMYSQGSFTDVETILPHMILDLMPPWIAGLLLAGILAAIITTANSQLMVVTSSVSEDIIHKALGMKLTDNQLLNVSRITILLSGIIGMIIALTSESLVYLIVSWAWAGVGCTLSPAILMTFFWKRYSGTGVVATIISGFVFTVLWISTPLDSIITSRFSTFFIAAFFGIVFSLLFPDKKSQDKMA, encoded by the coding sequence ATGAGCAATATAATTTTAATTGAATTTGTGCTTTATTTTATCGCTATTATTGGCATTGGCTTTTATACCAGTCGGACAAAAATGGATCATTCCGTATTCCTGCTTGGCGGAAAGAAACTTCCTGGTTGGGCACTGGCCTTTTCCGAACGTGCCACCGGTGAATCAGCATGGCTGCTTCTCGGTTTTACCGGGTTTGTGTTCACTACAGGCCTTGCCGGAATCTGGGTTGCAATCGGGATAGCACTGGGAATTATATTCTCATGGTTATTTCTTGCAAAAAAATTCATGCAGGAGACGGATAAACATAAAGTGTTAACACTGCCGGATTATTTGGCGGTCAATTTTAAAGAAAAGGCAAATATAATCCGCTGGGTTGCAAGCATTTTGGTTGCGGGCTTCTTCATGTTTTATGTTGGAGCACAATTGGCCGGTGCCGGAAAATTATTTTTCACTTCCTTTCAAATGAATGAAACGCTTGGAATCGTACTGGCAACCATTGTCGTTTTGGGTATTGCCTTTTTCGGCGGGTTCATTTCCGTTGTCTGGACCGACATGATTCAAAGTATCATGATGTTAATCACCTTATGTATACTGCCGATTATTGCTCTAATCTATATCGGAACAAATGATTTATCCATCAGTCAGTCACTTATGTCTGCAGGTGATTCATTTAACTCATGGTTTGGCGGAACAACCGGATTTGCAATCGGGGTGTTGTTTTTTAATAACTTCTCCTGGTTTTTTGGCTATTTAGGTGGACAGCCACAACTGAGTGCACGGTTCATGGCACTAAAAAATGAAAAGGAAGCAAAACAAGCCAGAAACGTTGCCATTGTATGGACTATTTTGGCCTATACTGGTGCATTCGTGATCGGTCTTGCGGCTATCGCCATGTATAGTCAGGGATCATTTACAGATGTGGAAACCATATTGCCACATATGATTCTCGACCTGATGCCACCATGGATTGCCGGTCTCCTGCTTGCCGGGATTCTGGCAGCGATCATCACAACAGCCAACTCACAGCTGATGGTTGTCACAAGCTCGGTAAGTGAGGACATTATTCACAAGGCGCTCGGGATGAAGTTAACCGACAATCAGCTTTTAAATGTATCCAGAATAACCATTCTCCTATCCGGAATTATCGGAATGATTATTGCATTAACGTCTGAATCATTAGTATACCTTATTGTCAGCTGGGCCTGGGCAGGTGTCGGATGTACCTTGTCACCGGCCATCCTGATGACATTTTTCTGGAAACGATACTCAGGTACCGGTGTGGTCGCGACCATTATTTCCGGTTTTGTTTTCACAGTATTATGGATCAGTACACCACTCGACAGCATAATTACATCCAGATTCTCAACCTTCTTCATCGCAGCATTCTTTGGTATCGTATTCAGCCTGCTGTTCCCTGATAAAAAAAGCCAGGACAAAATGGCCTAA
- the menA gene encoding 1,4-dihydroxy-2-naphthoate octaprenyltransferase — MLNSAVNYHKEKYYYRASWLQLFRPLTLTGTISPILVGTGIAALTSSVRFDVLIALLIATLFIQIATNMFNDYYDFRNGQDEEKWTDDPSKALGPSHSIIPYVACFMLAAAMSIGIWIAFQSNFWIIPVGIFGIIFGYLYSAGPRPLCSIGLGETVAFVFLGLVTTILGYVVQGNAIDFQIIAVAFPFALLIASMILTNNIRDIKKDHTFRNTLATILGHRRAVILLTSLFTLAYLTVISLTLTRITPYSSLIILLALPWAIKLRWSFRQNAKRAEEIKGMKWAALHHWVFGLLFAAGIWIGVF, encoded by the coding sequence ATGTTAAATTCTGCAGTTAATTATCATAAAGAGAAATATTATTATCGTGCTTCATGGCTGCAATTGTTTCGGCCATTGACACTTACTGGAACAATAAGCCCGATATTGGTTGGAACGGGGATAGCCGCATTAACGAGTTCTGTCCGGTTTGATGTGTTAATTGCCCTTCTGATTGCTACCTTGTTCATACAGATCGCCACAAACATGTTTAACGATTATTATGATTTCCGGAATGGCCAGGATGAGGAAAAATGGACGGATGATCCTTCTAAAGCACTTGGACCCTCCCATTCTATCATTCCGTACGTTGCATGTTTCATGCTTGCTGCAGCAATGTCAATTGGTATTTGGATCGCTTTTCAGAGCAATTTCTGGATTATCCCTGTTGGTATTTTCGGTATTATTTTTGGATATCTCTACTCCGCCGGTCCTCGTCCATTATGTTCGATTGGACTCGGTGAAACTGTCGCATTTGTCTTTCTGGGCCTTGTAACGACTATACTCGGCTACGTTGTTCAGGGAAACGCAATCGATTTTCAAATAATTGCAGTCGCATTTCCATTTGCCCTGCTTATCGCTTCCATGATTCTGACAAATAACATCCGGGATATAAAAAAAGACCATACATTCCGAAATACATTGGCGACAATACTCGGGCACAGAAGAGCAGTAATCCTGCTAACCAGTCTGTTTACATTAGCTTATCTGACAGTAATTTCATTGACACTGACAAGGATCACACCATATTCATCCCTGATTATTCTGCTTGCGCTTCCCTGGGCAATTAAATTGCGCTGGTCATTCCGTCAAAATGCCAAACGTGCAGAAGAAATTAAGGGCATGAAATGGGCGGCCCTGCATCACTGGGTGTTCGGTTTATTGTTTGCAGCCGGAATCTGGATTGGGGTTTTTTAA